DNA sequence from the Candidatus Kaistella beijingensis genome:
AAACATTTTACCTATAAAAAAAAGAGGTAAGTATTTTAAATATTTATCTTTTCAAGATAAAGATCTAGGTATTTTAAGTGATTGGTATCAAAATTTGTCTGAAGAGATTAAGCAAGCAAAATTGCAATTGAAAGCTGAAAATATAAGTAAATTAGATAATTTGAAAGTCTATATTTTCGAAACAGATACCGATAATAAACTTGTTAATTTCAAATTAATAGAATAATCATTTATATTGACTAAAATGATTTTTTAAAATGTAAAAAATTTAAACTGAAATGATTAGTAAAAATAAATTATTCTTGGATTTGGCTAAACCTGATGAAAAAGGTTTTTCGAGATGGGTCGATGTTTCAGAGTTTATTGGTGAATATTCGAGACTTGTATTTGGAAATGGTGCGGATTGGGCAAGAAGCGATGGAACTTTGGCAAAAGCCTATATTATAGAATTTGATAAAACTATTTCAGCTGGTAATAGAATTGATAGAGTTAGATTAAATGGTATTAACATAAAAGAAGCAGGAACACAGCAAATCCGAACTGATATTCGAAATGTAATAATAAAACAGAATTGTGTTATACTGGGAACTTCACACAAAACAAATAAAGAAATTGAGGTAGATCATAAAAATGGTCGTAAAAACGACTTACGAGTTATGAATCTAAAAACTCAAGTGTTGAGTGATTTTCAACCTTTAAGTAAAGCAGCAAATGATGCTAAAAGACAGGCATGTAAGGTTTGTAAGAAAACAGATCAGAGATTTGATGCAAAAAAACTGGGATATAATTATTCTGTAATAGAAGGTGAACTTTTATACGATCACGAGTTAGGTTGTGAAGGCTGTTTTTGGTATGATCCGATAGAGTTTAGAAAAAAATTGTTTAAAAAATAAATCAAAAAAAAGTTCATAAAATATTTGTATAAAATAAAAATTTAATTAACTTTGCAGGTAGATAAGGAAAAATTAAAGGAATTAATGAAGAAGAATGAAATTAAAAATTTCACTCAACTTGCAATATGTTTGGGGATTTCTAAAAATCAGTTATCCAATATTTTATCAGATAAATTTAATCCGATAAAAAGCAATATTGTTGATTTAGCCAAATATTTCGAAGTAAGTCCATCAGAAATAATTTCTGAAAAAAATAAAAAAAGAGAATAGAAATGAATTACATCGGCTCCAAGTATAAACTTTCAGATTTTATTTCAAATACAGTCACGAATGTTGTTGGCAATGATCTATCTGAAAAAATTTTCTGTGATTTATTCGCGGGAACGGGTATTGTAGGCAGAAATTTTAAGACAAAAGTTAAAAAAATAATTAGTAACGATTTAGAATATTATAGTTATGTCCTAAATAGGAATTATATTGAAAACCATGAACCTTTAGATTATTTTTCTTTTATTGAGGAGTTAAATTCTTTAAAAGGAATTGAAGGTTTTATTTTCGAAGAATATTCAGAAAACGGGAAATCTGAAAGACAATATTTTTCCGAAAATAATGGAAAAAAAATAGATGCAATAAGACAGAAAATACAGAATTGGAAAAAAGATAATTATATTAACGAAGATTTATATTTCTTTTTATTAGCATCTCTTTTAGAAAGTGCGGATAAAGTTGCTAACACTGCCTCCGTTTATGGTGCATTTTTGAAGCATCTCAAAAAAACAGCTCAAAAAGAAATGATTTTGGAGCCTGCATTTTTTTCTATAAATGATAATTCACATTCGGTTTTTAATGAAGATAGTAATCAATTAATAAAGAGTATTAGTGGAGATATTCTTTATCTTGATCCACCTTATAACGCTAGAGAATATGGGGCTAATTATCATTTACTAAATACCATTGCAAAATATGATGATTTTATGCCAAAAGGTAAAACAGGATTAAGGGAGTATAAAAGATCTTTATATTGTAAAAGGGGTGAAGTTGTAAATTCTTTTGAAGAGCTTATTAAAAATGCCAATTTCAAATATATCTTCCTTAGTTATAATAATGAAGGTTTAATGGCTTCTGAAACTATAAAAAATATTCTCTCTAAATATGGCAGATATGA
Encoded proteins:
- a CDS encoding restriction endonuclease, whose translation is MISKNKLFLDLAKPDEKGFSRWVDVSEFIGEYSRLVFGNGADWARSDGTLAKAYIIEFDKTISAGNRIDRVRLNGINIKEAGTQQIRTDIRNVIIKQNCVILGTSHKTNKEIEVDHKNGRKNDLRVMNLKTQVLSDFQPLSKAANDAKRQACKVCKKTDQRFDAKKLGYNYSVIEGELLYDHELGCEGCFWYDPIEFRKKLFKK
- a CDS encoding DNA adenine methylase translates to MNYIGSKYKLSDFISNTVTNVVGNDLSEKIFCDLFAGTGIVGRNFKTKVKKIISNDLEYYSYVLNRNYIENHEPLDYFSFIEELNSLKGIEGFIFEEYSENGKSERQYFSENNGKKIDAIRQKIQNWKKDNYINEDLYFFLLASLLESADKVANTASVYGAFLKHLKKTAQKEMILEPAFFSINDNSHSVFNEDSNQLIKSISGDILYLDPPYNAREYGANYHLLNTIAKYDDFMPKGKTGLREYKRSLYCKRGEVVNSFEELIKNANFKYIFLSYNNEGLMASETIKNILSKYGRYDLATTDYQRFRADKKENRNHKANSTVEFLHILEKF
- a CDS encoding helix-turn-helix domain-containing protein — protein: MQVDKEKLKELMKKNEIKNFTQLAICLGISKNQLSNILSDKFNPIKSNIVDLAKYFEVSPSEIISEKNKKRE